A single Nicotiana tabacum cultivar K326 chromosome 5, ASM71507v2, whole genome shotgun sequence DNA region contains:
- the LOC142181306 gene encoding uncharacterized protein LOC142181306 → MGTVVDDVNSSSTSNGFVLFSLDPSHPFYIHPSDNPGSQLVSVPFSGCGFVLWHTSMLTSLSAKNKLSLLDGRVNQPTLESPYYPYWEMCNDMVKVWITNSVSREIVVSVMCFKTAKKVWKDINERFSQSNGSKYIQIQREINSTTQGSSYITFYFKKMRSLWDELNSSYVGPTCSCGALPKFIEDQQLFQFLNGLNDSYTTVKSAIMLMNPLPPINKAYSLLQQDESQREAHSAAPNFSSDATSFLVSPSASTTNRTFSQKIESPSTTVVTTTSQHADSSAHGFTKE, encoded by the exons ATGGGTACTGTAGTAGATGATGTTAACTCTTCTTCAACTTCCAACGGTTTTGTTCTGTTTTCCTTGGATCCTTCACATCCGTTTTATATTCATCCCTCGGATAATCCTGGAAGTCAACTGGTATCCGTTCCATTCAGTGGTTGTGGGTTTGTGTTATGGCATACCAGTATGCTCACTTCCCTTTCTGCAAAGAACAAACTCAGTCTATTAGATGGCAGAGTCAATCAACCCACTCTTGAATCTCCTTATTACCCATATTGGGAAATGTGCAATGATATGGTCAAAGTCTGGATAACTAACTCAGTATCTAGAGAAATAGTTGTTAGTGTAATGTGTTTTAAAACTGCTAAGAAAGTCTGGAAAGATATAAATGAAAGGTTTAGTCAGTCAAACGGGTCTAAATACATTCAAATACAAAGGGAAATCAACTCTACTACTCAAGGCTCCTCTTATATAACCTTTTACTTCAAAAAGATGAGGAGTTTGTGGGATGAGCTGAACTCTTCATATGTAGGTCCTACTTGTTCATGTGGTGCATTACCGAAATTCATAGAGGACCAACAGTTGTTTCAGTTTCTCAATGGTCTAAATGATTCATACACAACTGTTAAAAGTGCCATCATGTTAATGAATCCTCTTCCACCAATCAACAAAGCCTATAGTCTTTTACAACAAGATGAGAGTCAAAGAGAAGCTCACTCTGCTGCTCCTAACTTCTCTAGTGATGCCACCTCTTTCTTGGTGTCTCCTAGTGCTTCAACTACAAATAGGACTTTCAGTCAAAAG ATTGAAAGTCCATCCACCACTGTTGTCACTACTACTTCTCAGCATGCTGATTCTTCAGCCCATGGGTTTACCAAGGAGTAG
- the LOC107804131 gene encoding cation/H(+) antiporter 18-like: MASTSPMKCPPPMKATSNGVFQGDNPLDYALPLAIVQICLVLVLTRVLAYLLRPLRQPRVIAEIVGGVLLGPSALGRNEKYLHAIFPSRSLTVLDTLANFGLLFFLFLVGLELDPRSLRRTGKKALSIALAGISVPFALGIGTSFVLRGTIAKGVSQGPFLVFMGVALSITAFPVLARILAELKLLTTDVGRMAMSAAAVNDVAAWILLALAIALSGTGHSPLVSLWVLLCGTGFVLLCIFIGPPIFKWMAKRCSQGEPVNELYICATLAAVLAAGFVTDTIGIHALFGAFVLGVLVPKEGPFSGALVEKVEDLVSGLFLPLYFVSSGLKTNVATIQGAQSWGLLVLVIFTACFGKIVGTIVVSLLCKMPVQEAVTLGFLMNTKGLVELIVLNIGKDRGVLNDQTFAIMVLMALFTTFITTPIVVSVYKPAKLAITEYKNRTIERKDTNKQLRILTCFHSSKNIPTMINLIEASRGTEKKEGLRVYAMHLMELSERSSAILMVHKARKNGLPFWKKGEVSDSNQIVVAFETFEQLSKVSIRPTTAISPMNSMHEDIIASAERKRAAMIILPFHKHQRIDGHLETTRADLRHVNRRVLQHAPCSVGILVDRGLGGASHVSASNVDFKVTILFFGGYDDREALAYGTRIAEHPGINLVVVRFVLDPEVAGKSVKLDMDQTYSPEVHSKDEELLIDLKHKISKNGSIKYEEKTVKDVAGTIESIRSYSRCNLFLVGRMSEGQVVAALDKKSDCPELGPLGNLLTCPEFSSTASVLVVQQYRSELSQDSINSLKDGELTEGNNDSN; the protein is encoded by the exons ATGGCTTCAACTTCACCAATGAAATGTCCACCACCTATGAAAGCAACCTCAAATGGAGTATTCCAAGGAGACAATCCATTGGACTATGCACTTCCTCTTGCCATTGTACAAATATGCTTGGTGCTTGTACTCACTCGAGTCCTCGCGTACCTTCTTCGTCCTTTAAGACAACCTCGCGTCATTGCTGAGATTGTT GGAGGAGTTCTACTTGGTCCATCTGCTCTTGGCCGAAACGAGAAGTATTTGCATGCAATATTCCCATCAAGGAGTCTCACAGTGTTAGATACCTTAGCCAACTTTGGCctcctcttctttcttttcctagTTGGGCTCGAGTTAGATCCAAGGTCTCTTCGTCGAACTGGAAAAAAAGCTCTTAGTATTGCACTAGCTGGAATCAGTGTCCCTTTTGCATTAGGAATTGgaacatcctttgttctcagagGAACTATTGCTAAAGGAGTTAGTCAAGGACCTTTTCTAGTTTTCATGGGAGTAGCCCTTTCTATTACAGCCTTCCCCGTCTTGGCTCGTATCCTAGCTGAACTCAAGCTTTTAACGACAGATGTTGGTCGAATGGCAATGTCTGCTGCAGCAGTTAACGATGTGGCTGCTTGGATTCTACTTGCTCTTGCTATTGCCCTTTCTGGTACCGGTCATTCGCCCCTTGTTTCTCTATGGGTACTTTTGTGTGGGACTGGATTTGTCCTGCTTTGCATATTCATCGGTCCACCTATATTCAAATGGATGGCTAAACGTTGCTCTCAGGGCGAGCCAGTGAATGAGTTATATATCTGTGCTACATTAGCAGCTGTGTTAGCTGCAGGATTTGTTACTGATACCATTGGTATTCATGCTCTATTTGGAGCGTTTGTGCTCGGAGTTCTTGTACCAAAAGAAGGGCCATTTTCTGGTGCTCTAGTGGAAAAAGTCGAGGATCTTGTGTCCGGTCTATTCCTTCCACTTTACTTCGTCTCCAGTGGATTAAAGACGAATGTAGCTACTATTCAAGGCGCACAATCATGGGGTCTTCTTGTTCTAGTCATATTTACAGCGTGTTTTGGGAAAATTGTCGGTACTATTGTGGTCTCACTCTTGTGTAAGATGCCGGTTCAGGAGGCTGTTACGCTTGGTTTTTTGATGAATACTAAAGGTCTAGTAGAGCTCATTGTCCTTAACATTGGAAAAGATAGAGGG GTATTGAATGATCAAACATTTGCAATCATGGTGTTGATGGCGCTCTTCACAACATTCATCACAACACCTATAGTTGTATCAGTATATAAGCCAGCTAAACTGGCTATAACCGAATACAAGAACAGAACGATTGAGAGGAAAGACACGAACAAACAACTCCGAATCTTGACCTGTTTCCATAGCTCAAAGAACATTCCCACAATGATCAATCTCATCGAGGCTTCTCGTGGTACTGAGAAGAAAGAAGGACTCCGCGTCTATGCAATGCACCTTATGGAGCTTTCTGAAAGATCTTCAGCAATTCTAATGGTCCATAAGGCTAGAAAAAATGGACTTCCCTTTTGGAAAAAAGGAGAAGTTTCAGATTCTAACCAAATTGTTGTTGCTTTCGAGACTTTTGAGCAGCTCAGTAAGGTCTCTATCCGGCCTACAACTGCAATCTCTCCTATGAATAGCATGCACGAGGACATCATCGCTAGTGCAGAGAGAAAAAGGGCCGCTATGATAATTCTTCCGTTCCATAAACATCAACGAATCGATGGACATTTGGAAACAACAAGAGCTGATCTTAGACATGTAAACCGTAGAGTTCTGCAGCACGCGCCTTGTTCAGTTGGTATATTAGTAGACCGAGGACTAGGTGGTGCATCTCATGTATCCGCTAGCAACGTTGATTTTAAAGTAACCATCTTGTTCtttggaggctatgatgatcgcGAAGCTCTTGCCTATGGTACGCGTATAGCAGAGCACCCTGGCATTAACTTAGTCGTGGTTCGTTTTGTACTAGATCCTGAGGTTGCTGGAAAAAGTGTTAAGTTAGATATGGACCAAACTTATAGTCCTGAGGTACATTCCAAGGATGAAGAGTTACTTATCGACTTAAAACACAAAATTTCCAAGAATGGTTCGATCAAATATGAAGAGAAGACAGTAAAGGATGTTGCAGGGACTATAGAATCGATTCGTTCATATAGTCGATGCAATCTGTTTCTTGTTGGAAGAATGTCTGAGGGTCAAGTAGTAGCAGCATTGGATAAAAAGAGTGATTGTCCAGAATTAGGACCATTAGGTAACTTGTTAACTTGTCCAGAATTTTCAAGTACAGCATCAGTTTTGGTGGTGCAACAATATCGAAGCGAGTTATCTCAAGATTCAATCAATTCATTGAAGGATGGAGAGTTAACAGAAGGCAATAACGATTCAAACTAA